From the genome of Methanothrix soehngenii GP6:
GTCATGCTGTCAAAGCCGCCGAAGCAGCAGGGCAGCCAGTCCTCATTCTTCTGAACCAGACGGTAGGGAGTCTCCAGCGTCATGTTCTTTTCGATATGATAGGTTCCCCAGTAGTCTTCGTCTATCTCAATTGCTGGATTTCTCCAGGCAGTTTTCCTGATCGCGAGGTTCTCGGCGGTAAAGTCTCCGTCATCCAGGCTGGCATAGTTGTCGGCGGCCTGCAGGACACCAATGTGAGCCTTTCCGTCGGTCATATCCTCATTTATGGTCATCTGGGTATAGCCAATGCCGAAGATCTCAGGATCGTAGGTCTTATTGAAGACCTCTTTGACGACTATGTTCAACTCCTTATCCAGTGCATGGGCATACTCGACCTCATGATGCATGCTGGTGCCGGCGCGGTAGTTCTTTACCCAGGTCTTCTCCTTGAGCAGGGAGCTGTAGTCCAGGGGATTTGCTGCATAATATCCTGTTCCAACTGCAATCCTCATGGGCGCATAGACCATGGAGACATCCTCTTTGAACTCAATGCAGTTCTGATAATAATCATTGTAGTCTGCGTTGGCATCGTGGGTAAGGCGGTCCATATCCTGTAATGTCAAGAGGGACTCGCTGTTCAATGAGCCACTGCCGTGGGCGTAGTTTTTGACTGCGGTATTGCCCGCTTTGGCATAAATATAAGTCATGAAGTAGCCGTTACCCTGCACGCTCTGCTCGAAGTCGAATGTGGTATTCTTTTGCAGGATAGCGTTGGTGTATTTATACCCTTCATTAATGTCATTATCGGTTGCTGCTAATGAATTCCCCGTGAAAGCAATCAAAATCATTGCTGTCAGCGCTGCTAGTCTGGCCTTCAGATCAATCCCTCCATCTAAGCGAATATTGCCATTTCCATTAATATTCCTTCTTTTCTTTTGGTCAAATCACCTATTTCAATCTGTTGATTGCCTTTTGCATGCAAAGGCGGGATTTTGCCCTTCACTGCGTCATGGTAGACCCCTTCTCTGCTATGGAGTGGTCAATTGAGGGATTGATCCTTTTGGCCATTGTCCGGAGATAACCAAAAGGTTAATACGTAAAGGGTTTCTCGATAGGTATTAATATGCTCGCTCCTGTTGATCTTATGGAAAGGCCATTTTTGATCATACCGCTTGCATCAAACAACTGAGCAGTGGATAATCTGGAATGAGAATAGTGCACCTTTGTGCACTAGCCCGGCAATTCCATTTGAAAAACGAGTTGGGCGTATAAAAAACCCATATGTATCGCGCCATAGAAAAGCGCTTCGCCACCCTGGCGAAGGATTCCCGGGTTTTTTGGTTCCGGAGCGGGACCAAACCCCAGCCGTGGGCTGGAACAGGAGGACAAACGGGGGATGCTGGCAGAACTAGAAGAGAAAAGAGGCAAACTCAGGCAGGAGTCCCTTGCCTTTAAGGACAGACGCAGCCAACTGAACGCAGAGGCGAGCAAGTGGGCCGCCAAAAGAAATGAGCTTAACAAGGCCACCAAAGAGTTGATCGACAAGGCCCAAGAGCTCAAGAAGCTGCGGGATGAGAATAACAAGAATGTGGCTGAATCCAAAAAGCACAGGGACGAGTTCAACGAGAAGACCAATCAGCTCTATGCCAGGATAGACGATATCCGCAAGAAGTACAACCTCACTGGTGATCGTTCGATAAGAGACTTGCGCCGGGAGATTGATCATCTTGAGTTTAGGCAGCAGACTGAGGTCTTGAGCCCAGATAAAGAGAAGCAACTGGTGGATAAGATTGCCTCCCTGCATGCGGAGTTTAAGAGTCGCAAGGAGCAGCTTGAGAAGAACGAGGAGCTGAGGAAGCTTCTGGATGAGGCTCAAGCATTGAGGGATGAGGCATCAAAGCACCACGATGACGTCACAAAGTACGCAGAGCTGGCCCAGGAATACCATGATCAGATGATTGCGACCTTCAAGGAAGCCGATCAGACCCGTGCGGAAGCAGATGCCGCTCACAAGGAGTTTGTAAAGGCCCAGGAGGCTGCAGATGAGCAGCATAAGGAGTTCATCCGCACCCAGCGAGAGGTTCGCGACTTCGAAAAAGTGATCATGGGCTTGAAGAAGAAGAATAAGGATATCAAAGAGGATCGCGCCAAAGAGGTTGCCAAGCGCGAGGCAGAAGAGATCCTTACCCACTTCCGACAGGGCGAAAAGCTGAATACGGCAGATTTGCTAAGGTTGCAGCGTGCCGGCCTGGTCTGAAAGGCTCGAAAATTTCCACCTAATTGGGCAGATAAACTGCCCTTTCTCAGATTTTAGCATTTCTTGATTTATTCTTGGGCTTGCCTGATGTTTTCGATCCAGTCAAGTGGCAGCGTTTAGCCCATTCTGCTGGGAATCGATTTACAGGACCGCAAGCTTTTAGAGCAGCAGATCCGATCTCGGAGTGATGAACGAAATCCGCCTCCTCTTCGGAAGGCCGGCCATCCCTGATAGAAAGGATCTCATATCGGCAATAAAGGATCTGCAACATC
Proteins encoded in this window:
- a CDS encoding coiled-coil protein produces the protein MLAELEEKRGKLRQESLAFKDRRSQLNAEASKWAAKRNELNKATKELIDKAQELKKLRDENNKNVAESKKHRDEFNEKTNQLYARIDDIRKKYNLTGDRSIRDLRREIDHLEFRQQTEVLSPDKEKQLVDKIASLHAEFKSRKEQLEKNEELRKLLDEAQALRDEASKHHDDVTKYAELAQEYHDQMIATFKEADQTRAEADAAHKEFVKAQEAADEQHKEFIRTQREVRDFEKVIMGLKKKNKDIKEDRAKEVAKREAEEILTHFRQGEKLNTADLLRLQRAGLV